From the Bdellovibrio sp. ArHS genome, one window contains:
- a CDS encoding response regulator: MGTEDKSRLLIVEDDSDIRELLKHFLKEFVDEIVEAENGAAALEHVKAQEFDTILSDIEMPQMNGLKFLAYVRSLGQMTPFVVLTAHGDHSRALEALSLGAFDFITKDSKKKLVIESVCAALKFGREMKASKNDPVRSSHLRKVYADMSKSSEMRLRKIIEEMSS, from the coding sequence ATGGGCACTGAAGATAAAAGCCGTCTATTGATCGTTGAAGACGACTCCGACATCCGTGAGTTGCTAAAGCACTTTCTAAAAGAATTTGTTGATGAAATTGTTGAAGCTGAAAATGGTGCCGCCGCCCTAGAGCATGTTAAAGCCCAAGAATTCGATACCATTCTTTCGGATATCGAAATGCCACAAATGAATGGACTTAAGTTTTTAGCTTATGTTCGTTCGTTGGGGCAAATGACGCCTTTTGTGGTGTTGACGGCGCATGGTGATCATTCACGAGCCTTGGAAGCGCTGTCTTTAGGGGCTTTTGATTTTATTACTAAAGATTCCAAAAAAAAACTGGTCATTGAAAGCGTTTGCGCCGCCCTCAAATTCGGTCGCGAAATGAAGGCTTCTAAGAATGATCCAGTTCGTTCCAGTCATTTGCGTAAAGTCTATGCGGACATGTCCAAGTCTTCAGAAATGCGCTTAAGAAAAATCATCGAGGAAATGTCATCGTAG
- a CDS encoding OsmC family protein, whose protein sequence is MVKMEAHYQGEKHCEITHLPSGARIGTDAPKDNNGKGELFSPTDLLGAATGTCMLTVMSIAADKDGVELKGSRVTVEKEMALNPRRVAKLHIVLHLPQSVPHDYRKKLEDIALNCPVKLSLHPDLQTPILFHYDM, encoded by the coding sequence ATGGTAAAAATGGAAGCCCATTATCAGGGCGAAAAGCATTGCGAGATCACTCACCTTCCTTCTGGAGCTCGTATCGGCACTGATGCGCCTAAAGACAACAATGGGAAGGGAGAACTTTTTTCTCCGACAGATCTTTTAGGAGCTGCGACCGGCACATGTATGTTGACGGTCATGTCCATCGCTGCCGATAAGGATGGAGTTGAACTTAAAGGATCGCGTGTCACCGTAGAAAAAGAAATGGCCCTCAACCCTCGCCGCGTGGCCAAGCTTCATATTGTTTTGCATCTTCCTCAGAGTGTGCCTCATGACTATCGCAAAAAGTTGGAAGATATCGCTCTAAACTGTCCGGTTAAACTCAGTTTACATCCTGACTTGCAGACACCGATTTTATTTCATTACGATATGTAG
- the pbpC gene encoding penicillin-binding protein 1C: MGGSRVIYKKFFSGLAVIVALGMTGSAAYFIQTSPTLPTYSDVKQRHQSSDLYIVDHEGRLLHQWRKNKDHRIFQWMSLEQISPILIAEVLKSEDRDFYSHSGVSLKALLASLYQRSFKDSSRGGSTITMQLLKLISRDRATYTGFLGKLRQVVLGFKIEKTWTKKEILEAYLNLIPLRGEHQGVSSSSWALFQKPPTTVTLKEAVAMAVLIRSPNASVPEWQKRACWQEPTLCSEFSTFITELSLKRGLAESANKALHLAQRLSPQFTSGEIRTTLRADVQTYAQEVVKSQILNLQSQNVHDAAVLVIENATGNVWAYVGGSGISEKKYVDGVQAYRQAGSTLKPFLYATAFEKGLLTPDSWIEDSAVDIVFASGVYKPQNHDKQFYGWVQVKTALGSSLNVPAVKVFKLLNDESFWGHLQALGFRNLKEPEHYGPALALGVADITLEDLTQAYRTLANNGIYTGLRFTTSTTPSEARQVFSLKAAQSVSYILAQNENRSLGFGLDSALSAPEVSVKTGTSKDMRDNWCVGFNSRFTVGVWVGNFSGEPMWNVMGVTGAAPIWKNIMEFLDRNYPSPRSLQKMELVEVASPQKYPQARIVYPQDGMIMALDPAIPRSHQKMPLLAEGPHPDKLQWKINGKRVGGNHSILWTPESGRHTFELYQNQKLAQKVEVLVK; encoded by the coding sequence ATGGGCGGTTCAAGAGTGATTTACAAAAAGTTTTTTTCTGGTTTAGCTGTGATCGTGGCCTTGGGAATGACGGGAAGCGCGGCCTATTTTATTCAAACTAGTCCGACTCTTCCGACATACTCTGATGTCAAACAACGCCATCAAAGTTCTGATCTCTATATCGTGGATCACGAAGGCCGGTTGTTGCATCAATGGCGCAAGAATAAGGATCACCGTATCTTTCAGTGGATGTCGCTAGAGCAGATTTCGCCTATTCTGATAGCAGAGGTTCTTAAGTCTGAAGACAGGGACTTTTATTCTCATTCAGGCGTGTCCCTGAAGGCGCTTCTTGCAAGCTTGTATCAGCGATCATTTAAAGATTCTTCGCGAGGAGGCAGCACGATCACGATGCAGCTTTTAAAGCTGATCAGCCGGGATCGGGCAACGTATACGGGCTTTTTGGGAAAGTTAAGACAAGTCGTATTAGGATTTAAGATTGAAAAGACGTGGACGAAGAAAGAAATTCTGGAGGCTTACCTCAATTTGATTCCATTGCGAGGGGAGCATCAAGGAGTGTCTTCTTCGTCTTGGGCACTTTTTCAAAAACCTCCCACGACAGTGACACTTAAAGAAGCTGTTGCGATGGCGGTCCTTATTCGTTCGCCGAATGCCAGCGTGCCGGAATGGCAAAAGAGGGCTTGTTGGCAAGAACCCACTTTATGTTCAGAGTTTTCCACATTTATTACGGAATTGTCTTTAAAGCGTGGCCTCGCGGAAAGTGCCAACAAAGCTCTGCATTTGGCGCAAAGATTAAGTCCGCAGTTCACCAGCGGGGAAATCAGAACCACATTGCGAGCAGATGTTCAGACCTATGCGCAAGAGGTGGTAAAATCGCAAATTCTTAATCTGCAGTCACAAAATGTTCATGATGCCGCCGTTTTAGTTATCGAAAACGCGACGGGAAATGTTTGGGCGTATGTGGGGGGGAGTGGAATTTCTGAAAAGAAATATGTCGACGGCGTACAGGCTTATCGACAAGCGGGTTCTACGCTGAAACCTTTTCTATATGCCACGGCTTTTGAAAAGGGTCTCTTGACTCCCGACTCTTGGATTGAAGATTCTGCGGTGGATATTGTTTTTGCGAGTGGAGTTTACAAACCTCAGAATCACGACAAACAGTTCTACGGTTGGGTTCAGGTGAAAACTGCATTAGGGTCGTCGTTGAATGTGCCGGCGGTAAAGGTCTTTAAGCTTTTGAATGATGAAAGTTTTTGGGGCCATCTTCAGGCATTAGGTTTTAGAAACCTGAAAGAGCCCGAACACTATGGCCCGGCTTTGGCTTTGGGAGTCGCCGACATTACTCTGGAAGATTTAACTCAAGCTTATCGGACTCTGGCCAACAACGGAATTTACACAGGCCTTCGTTTCACCACTTCAACGACGCCATCAGAGGCTCGTCAGGTATTCTCACTCAAGGCGGCGCAGAGTGTGTCGTATATTCTTGCCCAGAATGAGAATCGATCGTTGGGTTTTGGTTTAGATTCTGCGTTGTCTGCCCCTGAAGTTTCAGTTAAAACCGGAACGAGTAAGGACATGCGCGACAACTGGTGTGTGGGATTCAATTCGCGATTCACAGTTGGCGTCTGGGTGGGGAACTTTTCCGGAGAACCTATGTGGAACGTGATGGGCGTAACAGGTGCCGCGCCCATATGGAAAAACATTATGGAGTTCTTGGACCGAAATTATCCTTCGCCTCGATCTTTACAAAAAATGGAGTTGGTTGAAGTAGCATCTCCGCAAAAATACCCGCAAGCGCGGATCGTCTATCCTCAAGATGGCATGATCATGGCATTAGACCCTGCGATTCCCCGCAGCCACCAGAAGATGCCACTTCTCGCAGAAGGACCTCATCCCGACAAATTACAGTGGAAGATAAATGGCAAAAGGGTTGGCGGCAATCATTCCATTTTGTGGACGCCCGAATCCGGGCGTCACACCTTTGAACTTTATCAGAATCAAAAACTGGCCCAAAAAGTGGAAGTGTTGGTGAAATAA